In a genomic window of Vigna angularis cultivar LongXiaoDou No.4 chromosome 6, ASM1680809v1, whole genome shotgun sequence:
- the LOC108345817 gene encoding protein ENHANCED DISEASE RESISTANCE 4 encodes MSDSAKVRLVRCPKCQNLLPELADYSVYQCGGCGAVLRAKHKGYVSGSLSDDGKVGVGGDSGKSESSLEKGLVDRSDASDIDAKSSSGPSRNEIQREVDKVDNMEEKFLNQPEGIIEKGVFDDGVDVNGSKDEVGKSIGREQEEPHKSRISRENGSKFSGRISNMQNGERGEMEGFWRKPRTEMESVRFSTSKYPDEGPSNGFSSNYMGSWRHRNEADGADMVQHLEQDRAELLRKLDELKVHLSKSSELVNNQKEKIIPDERTIPPDPHPYGGSDPWFSDGSSGLNRTSRQLYGTDKHVAGSTHFNHHHHDSYPYARGHDMAMPNIPPSMHNPNRYGDPFASQMLRGGQHQFPKQPLHPYYPGRYVDTNPDSYELYSHNNSMLHPPSCSCFHCYDNKRRGSVPAPSSFINSRFPDIPNDPMLYHHDLPGAFGPQVHNSRTAIPPGTYRESQLHARWGSDFNSEMGSFVRTRPRKVMLATSSQRCYPIAGGSPFISCHNCSELLLLPKKALVLVKNRRQKVQCGACSSEISFSVINNKLIISPNLETKGVPSRGDNSSNEVGSSRMSHSRVHANRTGANFSSDDYSGYDFHSVDREPLSMGALNSNKSLEMPSFRSSSLSTSEDENSPEAMIDPREATKSIHRPTTDSLSPPAGSPLQEYFDYSNNNHAVNRFGKGNQSSRSEQEKTKVDKMSSRQNSLKEAALATEMDVHDYSNTGVSQDSGYASREHDHHKSNKGGDSFFANIIKKSFRDFSRSNHTDDRSKISVTVNGQPLSDRVVKKAEKLAGTIQPGNYWYDFRAGFWGVLGGPCLGIIPPFIDEFNHPLPKQCSGGGTGVFVNGRELHPKDLDLLAGRGLPTDTDRSYIIEISGRVLDEDTGEELDSLGKLAPTVEKVKHGFGMKAPRAST; translated from the exons ATGTCGGACTCCGCCAAGGTGCGATTGGTGCGTTGCCCAAAGTGTCAAAACCTTCTTCCCGAACTCGCCGATTACTCTGTTTATCAATGTGGTGGTTGTGGTGCGGTTCTTCGAG CAAAGCATAAGGGTTATGTGAGTGGTAGCTTGTCGGATGACGGGAAGGTTGGAGTTGGAGGAGATTCTGGTAAATCGGAAAGTTCATTGGAGAAGGGCTTAGTGGATCGCAGTGATGCTTCGGACATTGATGCTAAGTCCAGTAGTGGTCCCTCAAGGAACGAAATTCAAAGGGAAGTGGATAAAGTAGATAACATGGAGGAGAAATTTCTGAATCAACCTGAGGGTATTATTGAGAAAGGGGTATTTGATGATGGTGTTGATGTCAATGGTAGTAAAGATGAAGTGGGTAAATCAATAGGAAGAGAACAGGAGGAACCACACAAGTCTCGAATTAGCCGTGAGAATGGGTCTAAATTCTCTGGGAGAATTTCTAATATGCAGAATGGAGAGAGAGGTGAGATGGAGGGGTTTTGGAGAAAGCCACGAACTGAGATGGAAAGTGTGAGATTTTCCACTTCGAAGTATCCTGATGAAGGACCTTCGAATGGCTTTTCTAGCAATTATATGGGATCGTGGAGGCATCGCAATGAAGCAGATGGTGCAGACATGGTTCAGCACCTTGAGCAGGATCGAGCTGAGCTTCTAAGGAAGCTAGATGAGTTGAAGGTCCACCTCAGTAAGTCTTCTGAATTGGTAAACAACCAAAAGGAAAAGATTATTCCTGATGAAAGGACGATTCCTCCGGATCCTCATCCCTATGGTGGCTCCGATCCTTGGTTTTCAGATGGATCATCTGGGTTGAACAGAACTTCAAGGCAACTTTATGGCACTGATAAGCACGTGGCAGGCTCCACTCATttcaatcatcatcatcatgatTCGTATCCTTATGCCAGGGGTCATGACATGGCTATGCCCAACATCCCTCCTTCAATGCATAATCCGAATCGATATGGGGATCCTTTTGCATCCCAAATGCTGAGGGGAGGTCAACACCAGTTCCCAAAACAACCATTGCATCCCTACTATCCTGGACGGTATGTTGATACTAATCCAGATTCATATGAACTATACTCACATAATAATTCAATGCTTCATCCACCTTCTTGCTCATGTTTCCATTGTTATGATAACAAACGAAGAGGTTCGGTGCCAGCACCATCTTCATTCATTAACAGCAGATTCCCTGATATTCCAAATGATCCAATGTTATACCATCATGACCTCCCAGGGGCATTTGGTCCCCAAGTTCATAATTCTAGAACAGCCATTCCTCCTGGGACTTATCGTGAAAGCCAATTACATGCAAGATGGGGCAGTGATTTCAACTCTGAGATGGGTAGTTTTGTTCGAACTCGTCCTCGCAAAGTAATGTTAGCTACTAGTAGCCAGCGTTGCTATCCTATAGCTGGCGGTTCACCCTTCATCTCATGTCATAATTGCTCTGAGTTGCTGTTACTGCCTAAAAAAGCATTGGTTCTGGTGAAAAATCGTCGGCAGAAAGTGCAATGTGGAGCTTGTTCCTCAGAAATAAGCTTTTCTGTCATCAATAACAAGCTGATTATTTCTCCTAATTTAGAAACAAAGGGAGTTCCCTCTAGAGGTGATAACAGCTCTAATGAGGTTGGGAGTAGCCGTATGTCACATTCCCGAGTTCATGCCAATAGGACTGGTGCTAACTTTTCATCTGATGATTATTCTGGTTATGATTTTCATTCTGTAGACAGGGAACCTCTCTCTATGGGTGCTTTGAACTCTAACAAGTCCCTGGAGATGCCAAGTTTTCGTTCTTCATCTCTCAGTACCTCTGAAGATGAAAATAGTCCGGAAGCAATGATTGATCCAAGGGAGGCCACCAAGTCCATTCATCGGCCAACTACAGATTCTCTATCTCCTCCTGCTGGTTCGCCTCTACAAGAGTATTTTGATTACTCCAATAATAACCATGCAGTAAATCGGTTTGGAAAAGGAAACCAAAGCAGTCGCTCAGAGCAAGAGAAGACAAAAGTGGACAAAATGTCATCACGTCAAAATTCATTGAAAGAGGCTGCACTTGCAACGGAGATGGATGTCCATGATTATTCAAACACAGGTGTTTCCCAGGATTCTGGATATGCTAGCCGAGAACATGATCATCATAAATCCAACAAAGGGGGTGATTCATTTTTTGCAAACATTATCAAAAAAAGCTTCCGAGATTTCTCGCGGTCTAATCATACAGATGATCGTAGTAAAATCAGTGTTACTGTAAACGGGCAGCCATTATCTGATCGTGTTGTCAAGAAGGCTGAAAAGCTAGCAGGAACAATCCAGCCTGGAAATTATTG GTATGATTTTCGGGCTGGATTTTGGGGTGTCTTGGGAGGGCCTTGTCTTGGAATAATTCCT CCATTTATAGACGAGTTCAATCATCCCTTGCCAAAACAATGTTCTGGTGGGGGTACTGGTGTTTTTGTAAACGGTAGGGAACTTCACCCGAAAGACTTGGATTTGCTGGCAGGGAGAGGACTTCCCACAGATACAGATAGATCATATATCATTGAAATTTCTGGGAGAGTCCTGGATGAAGACACAGGAGAAGAGCTGGACAGCCTTGGCAAACTGGCACCAAC AGTGGAGAAAGTGAAGCATGGATTTGGCATGAAAGCACCTAGGGCTTCTACATAA